The following coding sequences lie in one Crassostrea angulata isolate pt1a10 chromosome 10, ASM2561291v2, whole genome shotgun sequence genomic window:
- the LOC128168375 gene encoding uncharacterized protein LOC128168375 isoform X2, whose product MSTYRFLRVILLFSAIIFQETNATDQTFALCADQRGFIRCEDGLKIKIVSANYGRTDDQVCPGGKTDTLTCRSKSSEIRVKWNCNGYATCHLHATSKHFGNPCANISKYLEISYRCVRNMDNDIQDKPIIAFNAYISKHLTLHTNTPVNVVYDKLFFNYGNAYNSNSGIFTAPSAGLYIFTWTSLVNPNTIFDAEILINGKRKGLGNCSNESNPGYGNCANTVPLVLKAGDKVNLRTTSANFLYREWSSFKGWKV is encoded by the exons ATCAAACCTTTGCTCTCTGTGCTGACCAAAGGGGTTTTATACGCTGTGAAGATggattaaaaatcaaaatagtgTCGGCCAACTACGGACGTACAGATGACCAGGTGTGCCCAGGTGGTAAAACTGACACACTCACCTGTCGTTCAAAATCATCAGAGATCAGGGTCAAGTGGAATTGCAACGGTTACGCAACTTGTCATCTACATGCCACAAGCAAACACTTCGGAAACCCTTGTGCAAATATTTCCAAATATTTGGAAATTAGTTACCGCTGTGTCAGAAACATGGACAATGATATACAAG aTAAACCTATCATTGCTTTCAATGCATACATATCAAAACATCTGACCTTGCACACAAATACACCCGTCAATGTTGTGTAcgacaaattatttttcaactaCGGAAATGCGTACAATTCTAACAGCGGAATCTTCACAGCGCCATCTGCTGGGCTGTATATTTTTACCTGGACCAGCTTAGTTAATCCTAACACTATATTTGACGCAGAAATCTTGATCAACGGGAAACGGAAAGGATTGGGTAACTGCAGCAATGAAAGTAACCCAGGGTATGGAAACTGTGCAAACACAGTACCTTTGGTCTTAAAAGCTGGAGATAAAGTGAATCTTCGAACGACTTCGGCAAATTTTCTGTATAGAGAATGGTCAAGTTTTAAAGGATGGAAAGTTTAA